The DNA region GCAAGCGTGCGAATTGCCGCAGGTCGAGGGAGTGTTTTATTGTCCTTGCGTGGGCTACCGCTGCCCTCGCCTTCATGTGGAAACGTTGGTGAGCAGGGCGCAAGCAAGTAGACAAAGAAGTCCTCGCGGTTTCTATGAGCAAACATGCGACCCTAAGGAGTCTCCGCCGATCAGGAAGCCCGTCGGCGGCGAGCGGTGAAGCTGCTCGAGGAGGGCTGGATGGTGAAGGACGTGGCCGCGGCGGTCGGCGCCAGCCGGCAGTCCGTGAGCGCGTGGAGGAAGCGGTCGGGCTCGCGGGGGGAGCAGGCCAAGGCGCTCGCCGCCAAGCCGCAGCACGTGCCCGAGTGCCGACTATCGGGGCCGCAGCGGACGCGGCTGAAGCGTCTGTTGCGCGCCGGCCCGCGCTGCGTGGCCCAGCTCGTCGAGCTAGAGTTCGGCGTTTCGTACCACCCCAGCCACCTCGGGCGGTTGCTGCACACGCGCGGGTTCTCATGCCAGAAGCCTGTGCGGCGGAGCCGCGAGCAAGGCCCCGCAGCGGTGCAGGCGTGGCGCGAGCAGAAGTAGCCGGCGGCAAA from Pirellulimonas nuda includes:
- a CDS encoding helix-turn-helix domain-containing protein; protein product: MSAWRKRSGSRGEQAKALAAKPQHVPECRLSGPQRTRLKRLLRAGPRCVAQLVELEFGVSYHPSHLGRLLHTRGFSCQKPVRRSREQGPAAVQAWREQK